A genomic segment from Nicotiana sylvestris chromosome 1, ASM39365v2, whole genome shotgun sequence encodes:
- the LOC104241549 gene encoding beta-glucosidase 18-like — MGFSSILLKVLVNHSSSSILTADSASPTADVEKSQRGMIGITMGFEWYEPLSNSSEDIAATHRARSFYDSWFLDPIILGRYPKEMVQILGSNLPELSMNDLSKLSYGLDFIGINHYSAVYIKDCLYSACEHGNSWSEGSYFRTTQRDGIYIGEPGEVDWQFVYPQGIEKVVMYLKDKFNNTPMFITENGFAGNSSSIEDALNDVRRVKYLHSNLNSLANAIRKGADVRGYFVWSLLDNFEWLDGYSIRFGLYYVNYTNLQRTPKLSATKYQELMYNFHIELETHTALK; from the exons ATGGGTTTCTCGAGCATATTGCTTAAGGTACTTGTTAACCATTCTTCTAGTAGCATTTTGACAGCCGATAGCGCTTCTCCTACTGCAGATGTTGAG AAAAGTCAAAGGGGCATGATTGGCATTACTATGGGTTTCGAATGGTATGAACCGTTAAGCAATTCCTCAGAAGACATAGCTGCAACTCATAGAGCTCGATCATTCTATGACAGTTG GTTTTTAGACCCTATTATATTAGGAAGATATCCTAAAGAAATGGTACAAATTTTGGGATCTAATCTTCCGGAATTATCAATGAATGATTTGAGCAAGTTGAGTTATGGCCTAGATTTCATTGGCATCAATCATTATTCGGCTGTCTATATCAAAGATTGCTTATATTCTGCCTGTGAACATGGAAACTCTTGGTCAGAGGGTTCTTATTTTAGGACTACACAAAGAGACGGCATCTACATTGGTGAACCA gGGGAAGTGGACTGGCAATTTGTGTACCCACAAGGGATTGAAAAAGTTGTGATGTATTTGAAGGACAAATTCAACAATACTCCAATGTTTATCACTGAAAATG GCTTTGCTGGGAACAGTTCTTCTATAGAGGATGCCTTGAACGATGTTCGTAGAGTGAAATACTTGCATAGCAACTTAAATTCATTGGCAAATGCCATCAGGAAAGGTGCAGATGTAAGGGGATACTTTGTTTGGTCCCTTCTTGACAACTTTGAGTGGCTAGATGGATATAGCATAAGATTTGGACTTTACTATGTCAACTATACTAATCTCCAGAGAACTCCAAAATTATCAGCCACCAAGTATCAAGAGCTCATGTATAACTTTCACATAGAGCTTGAAACACATACTGCCCTGAAATAG